A region from the Gemmatimonadota bacterium genome encodes:
- a CDS encoding nuclear transport factor 2 family protein: MMRARWSSVCGLALIVAGLGCADARVQPEETAERFFRTVYGCTGESLDSLASPSVRMSYPIFAERFGSPVLVGRDAIERFSAGFCQRWREPDVTIHEVIADAGRVVLVWSYSAVSADDSASTPERSSWGGISVFELDDLGRVRAEYGEESAPGPVARMTDRPR, encoded by the coding sequence ATGATGCGAGCCCGCTGGAGTTCAGTGTGCGGTCTGGCGCTCATAGTAGCGGGGCTGGGATGTGCCGATGCACGAGTGCAACCGGAAGAGACGGCAGAACGATTCTTCCGCACCGTGTACGGCTGCACAGGTGAGTCTCTGGACTCCCTGGCGAGCCCGAGTGTCCGGATGTCGTATCCGATCTTCGCCGAGCGATTCGGGAGTCCCGTGCTGGTGGGTCGCGACGCGATCGAGCGCTTCTCCGCTGGATTCTGCCAGCGTTGGAGGGAGCCGGACGTCACGATCCACGAGGTCATCGCGGACGCTGGCCGGGTCGTCCTGGTGTGGAGCTACTCGGCGGTGAGCGCGGACGACTCGGCGTCGACGCCAGAGCGCTCCAGTTGGGGTGGAATCAGCGTGTTTGAGCTGGACGACCTCGGACGTGTGCGGGCCGAGTATGGAGAGGAGAGCGCGCCCGGGCCGGTTGCCCGGATGACGGATCGACCCAGGTAG
- a CDS encoding serine hydrolase, which translates to MPRRGLVFCALVLALPSASRAQAPTRVDNIRFSTSEGTWVSLDVSPDGSTLVFELLGDLYTLPVDGGRARPLLTGRAFQSQPRFSPDGSRLVYISDETGSDNVWVAAADGSSARAVTRLPRSGMLSPAWSADGRAVFVTVSDAYGTRTAELWRYDVTSGEGTRLVENTNGPAAQLVSAPAPGPYGPWPTRDGASLWFTSVTPRAYGSRNGAFSTLMRVPAAGGAAEPVAVEGVPAMKPVLSPDGTRLVYGTVREGKTGLKVRELATGEERWLAYPVDRHQLESRATRDVLPNAAFSPDGRWLYAAFAGALHRLGVEDGSDRVIPFTVDVSLDVTPTVRFAQRLEAGPVEARRVQHVALDREGGVAFSALGRIWIADENGRAPRRLTATPRAREFMPAWSPDGRWMAYVTWDEEGGALWKARADGRGQPVRLTTEPGFWADPAWTPDGRTVVALSAPLSATLSAPPGALPADAKVVAVPASGGAARVVAPAVGGRHPHFVTAGPPADPTRVWLSAPMGLISMGLGDGDVRVEARLPQAAARGAELRMSPAGDAVAVKTGLRLLRIELDEESQAPRALDPAGGAVVTDGEGGDWAWGPGGRSLSWVEGARLHRVDLSGAAGEDPPAADMPLAVALPRAGAEGSMVLQGATVITMRDEQVMSDADVVVSDGRIAAVGPRGSMSVPAGADVIDVSGKFIVPGFIDLHAHWGPSGELLQPESSNAFANLAHGVTTIRDPQNTPDIFGLSDLVEADGVPSPRVLSTGPGVFSATDFQSLDDARRTLARYRDDYGTRYLKSYLMGNRQQRQWLVQAAGELGLMPTTEGGADTKEDLTHVIDGFSGLEHALPVAPIHDDVVQLLARSGITNTPTVVVAFGAALPVYRLLAEERPHEDARVERWFPDGALYQRTSSRLLWFPPEDYHDREVAAGAAAVLRAGGHVGLGGHGEVQGLSNHWEMRLLAGGGMQPHEILRVATLEGARALGLEADLGSIEVGKVADLVVLDADPLHDIRAAREIAFVMKSGTLYHGANLDRVWPDPAPLRLPWSLRRDAAPTVAEVDALVRRTMDEARIPGLALAVIRRGEVLVSRGYGVAELENRTPVTDETMFQSGSLGKQFTSAGIMALVEDGKIDLDASIRRYLPETPESWEPIRIRHLLTHSSGVPDYTSEGFDYRRDYTDEDLIRMAGALPLEFPAGTRWNYSNTGYVLLGILMTRVTGVPYYDFLRERIFTPAGMPTIRIITEAEVVPHRAHGYLPVQGGWEHAAWVAPKLNTTADGSMLLSLRDMIAWNETVRRRRILRPESWDRILSPMTLNSGRSYPYGFGWFVEEAGGQIVHQHGGVWQGFITQFSRYTGDDLALVVLSNARTLAPPGLATAVATLYNPVLAPPPPVTTPIADLDPAATAYVRSVLAKVAAGQLELADFAFVRQTIFPRMKAALTGMLQGAGEPTRMELLSRREVGDDVELEYFAWYSAERFRVVVSLGPEGGLTGLRVSPEPAS; encoded by the coding sequence GTGCCCCGACGCGGGCTGGTGTTCTGTGCCCTGGTCCTGGCACTCCCCTCCGCGTCGCGCGCCCAGGCGCCCACCCGCGTCGACAACATCCGCTTCAGCACGTCAGAGGGCACCTGGGTCTCTCTGGACGTGAGCCCAGACGGGAGCACGCTGGTCTTCGAGCTTCTGGGTGACCTCTACACCCTGCCTGTGGACGGTGGACGGGCTCGCCCTCTGCTCACAGGGCGGGCGTTTCAGTCCCAGCCGCGCTTCTCCCCGGACGGATCCAGGCTCGTGTACATCAGCGACGAGACGGGTTCGGACAACGTCTGGGTAGCTGCGGCGGACGGGTCGTCCGCACGCGCGGTGACCCGGCTTCCCCGTTCGGGAATGCTCTCTCCCGCGTGGTCCGCCGATGGACGAGCCGTCTTCGTCACCGTCTCCGATGCCTACGGCACGCGCACCGCCGAGCTCTGGCGCTACGACGTGACCAGCGGCGAGGGCACCCGCCTGGTGGAGAACACGAACGGGCCGGCGGCTCAACTCGTCTCGGCTCCGGCACCGGGACCCTACGGCCCCTGGCCCACTCGTGACGGGGCGAGCCTCTGGTTCACGTCCGTGACGCCGCGCGCGTACGGGAGCCGGAACGGAGCCTTCAGCACACTCATGCGTGTGCCCGCGGCCGGTGGGGCTGCCGAGCCCGTGGCCGTCGAGGGAGTTCCGGCCATGAAGCCCGTGCTCTCCCCGGACGGGACGCGTCTGGTCTACGGCACCGTGCGCGAAGGGAAGACCGGCCTCAAGGTGCGTGAGTTGGCCACCGGTGAGGAGCGCTGGTTGGCGTATCCGGTGGACCGGCACCAGCTCGAGAGCCGGGCCACGCGCGACGTGCTGCCGAACGCGGCGTTTTCTCCAGACGGACGCTGGCTGTACGCCGCGTTCGCTGGCGCGCTGCACCGGTTGGGCGTGGAAGATGGATCCGACCGCGTGATTCCGTTTACGGTCGACGTCTCACTGGACGTGACGCCGACCGTGCGTTTCGCTCAGCGGTTGGAGGCAGGGCCGGTCGAGGCTCGTCGCGTACAACACGTGGCGCTAGACCGCGAGGGAGGCGTGGCGTTCTCTGCGCTCGGACGCATCTGGATCGCCGACGAGAACGGCCGTGCACCTCGCCGCCTCACGGCCACGCCCCGCGCCCGCGAGTTCATGCCGGCCTGGTCTCCCGATGGGCGCTGGATGGCGTACGTGACCTGGGACGAGGAAGGGGGCGCGCTCTGGAAGGCCCGGGCGGACGGGCGGGGACAGCCGGTGCGCCTCACCACCGAACCGGGCTTCTGGGCGGACCCTGCGTGGACTCCGGACGGGCGGACGGTGGTGGCCCTGAGCGCACCGCTTTCGGCAACCCTGTCGGCCCCACCCGGCGCGCTGCCTGCGGATGCCAAGGTGGTGGCGGTCCCCGCTTCCGGGGGCGCCGCGAGAGTGGTGGCGCCCGCAGTGGGCGGCCGACACCCCCACTTCGTGACCGCCGGGCCTCCTGCCGACCCCACTCGCGTATGGCTCTCCGCGCCGATGGGACTGATCTCGATGGGGCTCGGTGACGGGGACGTTCGCGTGGAGGCCCGCCTCCCCCAGGCGGCCGCGCGCGGCGCCGAGCTGCGCATGAGCCCTGCGGGCGACGCGGTTGCGGTGAAGACGGGCCTGCGTCTCCTGCGCATCGAGCTGGACGAGGAGTCGCAGGCACCGCGCGCGCTGGATCCGGCCGGAGGAGCGGTCGTGACCGACGGAGAGGGTGGCGATTGGGCGTGGGGACCGGGCGGTAGGTCCTTGAGTTGGGTCGAGGGCGCGCGGCTCCACCGTGTCGACCTCAGCGGTGCCGCCGGGGAGGATCCCCCTGCTGCGGATATGCCACTAGCGGTTGCCCTTCCTCGCGCCGGCGCTGAGGGAAGCATGGTGCTCCAGGGTGCCACCGTCATCACGATGCGCGACGAGCAGGTCATGTCCGACGCCGACGTGGTGGTGAGCGACGGCCGGATCGCGGCCGTGGGCCCGCGCGGTTCGATGAGCGTCCCCGCGGGCGCCGACGTGATCGATGTCTCCGGGAAGTTCATCGTCCCCGGGTTCATCGACCTGCACGCCCATTGGGGTCCGTCCGGGGAGCTACTCCAGCCCGAGTCCAGCAACGCCTTCGCCAACCTCGCGCACGGCGTGACCACGATCCGGGACCCCCAGAACACGCCGGACATCTTCGGGCTGTCCGACCTGGTCGAGGCGGACGGGGTTCCCAGTCCCAGGGTACTTTCCACCGGCCCTGGCGTGTTCAGTGCCACCGACTTCCAGTCGCTGGACGACGCGCGACGCACGCTGGCGCGCTACCGCGACGACTACGGCACGCGCTACCTCAAGTCCTACCTGATGGGGAACCGGCAGCAGCGGCAGTGGCTGGTGCAGGCGGCTGGCGAGCTCGGCCTCATGCCGACCACCGAAGGGGGCGCCGACACCAAGGAGGATCTGACCCATGTCATCGACGGGTTCAGCGGACTGGAGCATGCCCTGCCGGTGGCGCCCATCCATGACGACGTGGTGCAGCTCCTGGCCCGCAGCGGCATCACCAACACCCCCACGGTGGTGGTCGCGTTCGGGGCGGCGCTTCCGGTGTACCGGCTCCTGGCGGAAGAACGTCCTCACGAGGACGCCCGGGTCGAGCGCTGGTTCCCCGACGGTGCCCTCTACCAGCGCACATCCAGTCGGCTGCTCTGGTTCCCACCGGAGGACTACCACGACCGGGAGGTCGCTGCCGGCGCGGCCGCGGTCCTGCGGGCGGGAGGACACGTGGGGCTGGGAGGGCATGGGGAAGTGCAGGGACTCTCCAACCACTGGGAAATGCGACTGCTCGCCGGTGGTGGGATGCAACCGCACGAGATCCTCCGCGTGGCGACGCTGGAAGGCGCCCGCGCGCTGGGGCTGGAGGCCGACCTGGGAAGCATCGAGGTGGGCAAGGTGGCCGACCTGGTGGTGTTGGACGCCGATCCCTTGCATGACATCCGCGCCGCGCGCGAGATCGCCTTCGTGATGAAGAGCGGTACCCTCTATCACGGTGCCAACCTGGACCGGGTCTGGCCTGATCCTGCGCCGCTCCGCCTTCCTTGGTCGCTCCGTCGTGACGCCGCGCCCACGGTGGCCGAGGTCGACGCGTTGGTGCGCCGCACCATGGACGAGGCCCGCATCCCCGGGTTGGCCCTGGCGGTGATTCGCCGGGGCGAAGTGCTCGTATCCCGCGGATATGGGGTAGCGGAGCTCGAGAACCGGACCCCGGTGACGGACGAGACCATGTTCCAGTCCGGATCGCTGGGGAAGCAGTTCACCTCGGCGGGGATCATGGCGCTGGTCGAGGACGGGAAGATCGACCTGGACGCCTCCATTCGCCGCTACCTCCCCGAGACCCCCGAGAGCTGGGAGCCCATTCGCATCCGTCACCTGCTCACGCACTCCTCGGGCGTGCCGGACTACACCAGTGAAGGGTTCGACTACCGGAGAGACTACACGGACGAGGACCTGATCCGCATGGCGGGCGCGCTTCCCTTGGAGTTTCCCGCCGGGACCCGGTGGAACTACTCGAATACCGGCTACGTGCTGCTCGGCATCCTCATGACACGCGTCACGGGCGTGCCCTACTACGACTTCCTCCGGGAACGGATCTTCACACCCGCCGGGATGCCCACCATCCGGATCATCACCGAAGCCGAGGTGGTGCCCCATCGTGCCCACGGGTACCTGCCGGTGCAGGGCGGGTGGGAGCATGCAGCCTGGGTGGCGCCGAAGCTCAACACCACTGCCGACGGCTCCATGCTGCTCTCGCTGCGCGACATGATCGCCTGGAACGAAACCGTGCGGCGCCGCCGGATCCTACGGCCTGAGAGCTGGGACCGGATCCTCTCTCCCATGACGTTGAACAGCGGGCGCAGCTATCCGTACGGCTTCGGGTGGTTCGTGGAAGAGGCTGGAGGCCAGATCGTGCACCAGCACGGCGGCGTATGGCAGGGGTTCATCACCCAGTTCTCGCGCTACACAGGGGATGACCTGGCGCTGGTGGTGCTCTCCAACGCACGCACGCTGGCGCCGCCCGGATTGGCCACTGCGGTGGCAACGCTGTACAACCCGGTCCTGGCTCCGCCGCCGCCTGTCACCACGCCCATCGCCGATCTGGATCCCGCCGCCACGGCGTACGTGCGGTCGGTGCTCGCCAAGGTGGCAGCGGGCCAACTCGAGCTCGCCGACTTCGCCTTCGTCCGCCAGACGATCTTCCCGCGCATGAAGGCGGCGCTCACCGGGATGCTCCAGGGAGCAGGAGAGCCGACACGCATGGAGCTGCTGTCGCGACGCGAAGTGGGCGACGACGTGGAGCTGGAGTACTTCGCCTGGTACAGTGCGGAGCGCTTCCGCGTGGTCGTATCGTTGGGACCCGAGGGCGGCCTTACCGGGCTGCGCGTGTCGCCGGAGCCGGCGTCTTGA
- a CDS encoding alpha/beta hydrolase has protein sequence MTQRACLIAILHLLTPAVPSASAWAQMTADPLPRDSIAARIGELQRIHTPEGIEVVEPLEVNGSTQWISIRGLNRANPILLFVHGGPASPMMGSTWAYQKPWEDFFTVVNWDQRGVGKNYSPADTARLGPTMTDEQHRRDAEVVVRHVLERLGQDKLILMGYSWGTMFTPQLVIDHPELFHAWVGLGVGAGGSEAALYARVLELARLSDDTAAIRELEGLAPYPAPGPMDIDRALTVRKWVRRYDGGWYGKPDLELFFALNEWGAAYTAADVAGLLDGNRWGARRLRRIEGSDGGVRFPVPVVFLMGRYDLHTSYDASKAYFERIEAPRKTFVTFERSAHMIMFEEPGRLLLTLVEEVLPLAGGAKAFEPQPDPPRRR, from the coding sequence GTGACCCAGAGAGCTTGCCTGATTGCCATCCTGCACCTTCTGACACCGGCCGTGCCTTCTGCGAGCGCCTGGGCGCAGATGACGGCCGATCCCCTGCCGCGGGACTCCATCGCCGCGCGCATCGGCGAGCTGCAGCGGATCCACACCCCGGAAGGGATCGAAGTGGTGGAGCCCCTGGAGGTGAACGGGTCCACCCAGTGGATCTCGATCCGGGGCCTGAACCGCGCCAACCCCATCCTCCTCTTCGTCCACGGCGGCCCGGCCAGCCCCATGATGGGCTCCACCTGGGCCTACCAGAAGCCCTGGGAAGACTTCTTCACAGTGGTGAACTGGGACCAGCGCGGCGTGGGCAAGAACTACTCCCCGGCCGATACGGCGCGCCTCGGCCCCACCATGACAGACGAGCAGCATAGACGGGACGCCGAGGTGGTGGTGCGGCATGTGCTGGAGCGGTTGGGCCAGGACAAGCTGATTCTCATGGGCTACTCGTGGGGCACCATGTTCACGCCCCAGCTCGTGATCGACCATCCCGAGCTGTTCCACGCCTGGGTTGGACTCGGTGTGGGCGCCGGCGGTTCGGAGGCGGCGCTGTACGCGAGGGTTTTGGAGCTGGCGCGCCTCTCGGACGACACGGCGGCAATCCGGGAGTTGGAGGGGCTGGCACCGTACCCAGCTCCGGGACCCATGGATATCGATCGTGCGCTGACCGTGCGGAAGTGGGTCCGACGCTACGACGGCGGTTGGTACGGCAAGCCGGATCTGGAGCTGTTCTTCGCCCTTAACGAGTGGGGAGCGGCCTACACGGCTGCGGACGTGGCCGGCCTCCTGGACGGAAATCGCTGGGGCGCCCGCCGCCTCCGCAGGATCGAGGGAAGCGATGGCGGAGTCCGCTTCCCCGTCCCCGTCGTCTTCCTCATGGGACGCTACGACCTCCACACCAGCTATGATGCGTCCAAAGCCTACTTTGAACGCATCGAGGCGCCCCGCAAGACGTTCGTCACCTTCGAGCGCTCCGCGCACATGATCATGTTCGAGGAGCCGGGACGCCTGCTGCTCACGCTGGTCGAGGAGGTGTTGCCGCTGGCGGGCGGAGCGAAAGCGTTCGAGCCGCAACCGGATCCGCCTCGCCGTCGGTGA
- a CDS encoding Xaa-Pro aminopeptidase, whose translation MSRRLLHGMVHAVAFAVLVSAAAPHRSAAQIAPAEYAARRDSLAARVGDGVVVAFGAPTPVTDRGPFFQLPAFEYLTGFGEPDAAFVMVVSGGRGQPTLFLSPVDARRAFYYGRRPDSTSVRDSLGIAGRSIAALPAILDSLAGSGLPFLAIADFQAADFAAQDSLTRGQSFMEGLAERHPGLAIEDAHPIVDQLRARKSPAEIALLEKAAEISSEGHRAAMLVENPRHEYELRAALESTFIRLGAERTGYGSIVGGGPNGTQLHYMKDMAAVGPTDLVVMDAGAEYRGYSADVTRTIPVSGVYTPEQRAIYQLVRDAQAAAERNSAPGLSQRAAQDSSVVVRRKGLAALGLIEAEDALMDPPWPADCQKSPASCSQAQLWMIHGISHGLGLEVHDPAGYYYGDGTFQAGDVFTIEPGLYIAEASLDALPDTPRNRRFIASVREKVRQYENTGVRIEDDYVITPTGLRRISMAPREIAEIEALMKSRPVS comes from the coding sequence ATGTCGCGCCGCTTGCTGCATGGGATGGTACACGCGGTTGCATTCGCCGTGCTCGTGTCGGCTGCTGCGCCCCATCGCTCCGCCGCTCAGATCGCTCCCGCTGAGTATGCTGCGCGTCGGGACTCGCTGGCGGCGCGCGTGGGGGACGGCGTGGTCGTGGCCTTCGGAGCCCCCACGCCGGTCACGGACCGGGGTCCGTTCTTCCAGTTGCCCGCCTTCGAGTATCTCACGGGCTTCGGGGAGCCCGACGCCGCCTTCGTCATGGTGGTGAGCGGCGGGCGGGGCCAACCCACGCTCTTCCTTTCGCCCGTCGATGCGCGTAGGGCCTTCTACTATGGCCGGCGCCCCGACTCCACCTCCGTGAGGGACAGCCTGGGCATCGCGGGGCGCTCCATCGCCGCTCTCCCCGCGATTCTGGACTCCCTGGCTGGAAGCGGCCTGCCCTTCCTGGCGATCGCCGACTTTCAAGCCGCCGACTTCGCTGCCCAGGACTCGTTGACCCGCGGTCAGTCGTTCATGGAGGGCCTGGCAGAGCGCCACCCGGGGCTCGCCATCGAGGACGCTCACCCCATCGTGGACCAGCTGCGCGCGCGCAAGAGCCCCGCGGAGATCGCGCTGCTGGAGAAGGCGGCCGAGATCAGCTCGGAGGGGCACAGGGCCGCCATGCTGGTGGAGAACCCCCGACACGAGTACGAACTACGCGCGGCCCTGGAGAGCACGTTCATCCGACTGGGAGCCGAACGGACGGGGTACGGCTCCATCGTGGGCGGGGGCCCGAACGGCACGCAGCTCCACTATATGAAGGACATGGCCGCGGTCGGACCCACGGACCTCGTGGTCATGGATGCCGGGGCCGAGTATCGCGGGTACTCCGCCGACGTGACCCGGACCATTCCGGTCAGCGGCGTCTACACCCCTGAGCAGCGCGCCATCTACCAGCTGGTGCGCGACGCCCAGGCGGCGGCGGAGCGCAATTCGGCCCCCGGCCTTTCGCAGCGGGCCGCGCAGGACTCCTCGGTGGTCGTGCGCCGGAAGGGGCTCGCGGCTCTTGGACTCATCGAGGCCGAGGACGCTCTCATGGACCCACCCTGGCCGGCCGACTGTCAGAAGTCACCCGCCTCCTGCTCGCAGGCCCAGCTCTGGATGATCCACGGCATCAGCCACGGGCTCGGTCTCGAGGTCCACGATCCGGCGGGCTACTACTATGGCGACGGCACCTTTCAGGCGGGCGACGTGTTCACCATCGAGCCTGGACTCTACATCGCCGAAGCCTCGCTGGACGCCCTCCCGGATACACCCCGCAATCGACGCTTCATCGCCAGCGTACGGGAGAAGGTGAGGCAGTACGAGAACACCGGCGTACGCATCGAGGACGACTACGTCATCACGCCGACCGGATTGCGCCGCATCAGCATGGCACCCCGGGAGATCGCCGAGATCGAGGCACTGATGAAGAGCCGCCCCGTGAGTTGA
- a CDS encoding RNA polymerase sigma-70 factor — protein MSPTRAWREFEELRPHLVSLAYRMVGTAVDAEDLVQDAAMRWLRVEDPSKVVSPRAYLTTIVTRLCINHMKQARVRREEYMGPWLPEPLLTDGTPNPSDTVEQQESLTFAFLLLLQSLSPRERAVLILRDVFDTPYSEVAEMLNTSEANCRQILTRARAQMRARRPRFEVSPEAHRAVMDRFSEATRQGDLDALLQVLAPDAVVISDGGGKARAALNPVHGADRVARFVLGALERLVPPGLASMAREVNGQPGIVASIHDKPVAVLTADVRDGVIQTLYIVTNPDKLAAVAHAARSSEA, from the coding sequence GTGAGCCCAACGCGTGCCTGGCGGGAGTTCGAGGAGCTCCGCCCCCACTTGGTCAGTCTCGCGTACCGGATGGTGGGCACGGCCGTCGACGCGGAGGACCTCGTCCAGGACGCGGCCATGCGTTGGCTCAGGGTTGAAGATCCGTCGAAGGTGGTGTCACCACGAGCGTACCTGACCACCATCGTCACACGGCTCTGCATCAACCACATGAAGCAGGCCCGGGTCCGACGCGAGGAATACATGGGACCCTGGCTCCCAGAACCCTTGCTGACGGATGGCACGCCGAACCCCAGCGACACCGTCGAGCAGCAAGAGTCCCTCACGTTCGCTTTCCTGCTGCTTCTGCAGAGCCTCTCACCTCGCGAGCGCGCCGTGCTCATCCTGAGGGACGTGTTCGATACGCCCTATTCCGAGGTGGCGGAGATGCTGAACACCTCCGAGGCGAATTGTCGGCAGATCCTGACCCGGGCTCGGGCCCAGATGCGCGCCCGCAGGCCTCGGTTCGAGGTGTCACCGGAGGCCCACAGGGCCGTGATGGACCGCTTTTCCGAAGCGACCCGCCAAGGGGATCTCGATGCTCTGCTGCAGGTATTGGCGCCGGACGCCGTGGTCATCAGCGATGGCGGTGGGAAGGCACGCGCAGCCCTGAACCCCGTTCATGGAGCCGATCGGGTGGCGCGGTTCGTCCTGGGCGCACTGGAGCGACTGGTGCCACCGGGGCTCGCCTCGATGGCGAGAGAGGTCAACGGGCAACCGGGTATCGTCGCCTCGATTCACGACAAGCCGGTGGCGGTCTTGACGGCGGACGTCCGTGACGGCGTGATCCAAACCCTCTATATCGTGACCAACCCGGACAAGCTGGCAGCCGTGGCGCATGCGGCCCGCTCGTCGGAAGCATGA
- a CDS encoding alpha/beta fold hydrolase, translating to MHEPSHTVRAAGHTIRYVDCGSGPPLVLLHGAPTTSYVYRHVISLLSSDFRCLAPDLPGWGKSVAVRGFTPTLPALAEAADAFIAALDLEGVTLAVMDTAGSVGFHLVQEYPVRFRGLIAADTIVFPTREHPRIHTMLRLVTTPPFRWVNRRFRLLPRVVARFGGRRRRSGPEERARYLQDFATDAHLDRIMVTFRDLNRNDAFLSGVRDGLSAMDLPVLVVAGEKDPVHQAGALRRLAECLPDSTFVEVPGEAHFPHEGDPETVAGAILGWAREVGILQPVEARP from the coding sequence ATGCACGAGCCTTCCCACACCGTTCGCGCGGCAGGCCACACCATACGGTACGTCGACTGCGGGTCGGGGCCTCCCCTGGTCCTGCTGCACGGGGCCCCCACCACCTCGTACGTCTACCGTCATGTGATCTCCCTGCTCTCGTCCGACTTCCGGTGCCTCGCTCCGGATCTTCCGGGCTGGGGGAAGAGCGTGGCCGTCCGGGGATTCACGCCGACCTTACCCGCCCTCGCCGAAGCTGCGGACGCGTTCATCGCTGCGCTCGACCTGGAAGGCGTGACACTCGCGGTCATGGACACGGCCGGTTCGGTCGGATTCCATCTGGTGCAGGAATACCCGGTGCGCTTTCGGGGGCTGATCGCGGCCGACACCATCGTCTTCCCGACACGGGAGCACCCCCGGATCCACACCATGCTGAGGCTGGTCACCACGCCGCCCTTCCGTTGGGTGAATCGCCGTTTCCGACTGCTTCCCAGGGTGGTGGCGCGCTTCGGAGGCCGGCGTCGGCGCTCTGGACCCGAAGAGCGGGCCCGGTACCTTCAGGACTTCGCCACCGACGCACACCTGGACCGCATCATGGTGACCTTCAGGGACCTCAACCGAAACGACGCCTTTCTGAGCGGTGTTCGTGACGGCCTGTCCGCGATGGATCTCCCCGTGCTGGTGGTGGCGGGAGAAAAGGATCCGGTCCATCAGGCCGGAGCGCTCCGGCGCCTGGCGGAGTGCCTTCCCGATTCGACGTTCGTCGAGGTTCCCGGGGAAGCTCACTTCCCCCACGAAGGCGACCCGGAGACCGTGGCCGGAGCCATCCTGGGGTGGGCGCGCGAAGTCGGGATTCTGCAGCCCGTGGAAGCCAGGCCGTGA